In the genome of Afipia felis ATCC 53690, the window GGTTTTCCGGCACGGTGACGACAGCGATGCCCTTCGCTGCCATCGCCTGGTTCTTTGCGAAGTTGAGGCTTTTTGCGGTGACGGTCAGGCTTGGTTTCACCGCCGGTGACGGAAAGGCGTGGTCGCGATGCGCAACGCCGCGCGTGATCTGAAGATAGATCAGCCCGTAGTGAACGCGGTTGCGCCTGACGACTTCATGCAGGACGGCTGCAAGCGCGCCCTCGCCCATCGGCGTCGCGATCCGGATTTCGCTGAGCGAACGCTTCAGCCGCGCCATGTGGCGAGGCCAATCGACCAGCGATCCGTTTCGGATTTCGCAGACCTCGTAGACTCCATCGGAGAACTGATAACCGCGGTCCTCGATATTGACGGCCGCGTCGCGCAGGTCGAGGTAGCGGCCGTTGACGTAAGCAATGCGCGCCATCGGTCAGCCGACTCCCAGCGCCTTGAGCTTGCGGTGAAGCGCAGAGCGCTCCATGCCGACAAACTCCGCAGTCCGCGAAATGTTGCCGGAGAAGCGGCTGATCTGAGCGATCAGATAATCTCGCTCGAATACCTCGCGGGCCTCGCGTAGCGGCAGGCCCATGATGTGCTCGCCGTTCACGCCGGTCGGCATCGCCGGGATCATCGAGCCGACGTCCTGCGGCAGCATATCGGCAGTAATCGTTGCCTCCGGCTCGCCACCCGCCAAGATCATCACGCGTTCGATGTTGTTGCGTAGCTGACGGACGTTGCCCGGCCAGACGTGGGATTGCAGCACCGCCATCGCGTCCTCGCCAATCTTGCGCTTCGGCAAGCCGGTGGTGCTCGAAATCTGGTCCATGAAGTAGTCCACGAGTTCGGGGATGTCCTCACGGCGCTCAGAGAGCGGCGGCACCCGGATGGGTACCACTGAAAGGCGGTGATACAGGTCCTCACGGAAGCGTCCCTCCGAGATCTCAGCTTCGAGATTGCGCGACGTGGACGAAATGATGCGGACGTCAACATTGACCTTGGTCGTGCCACCCGCGCGCTGGAAGGTCTGATCGACCAGCACGCGCAGGATCTTATTCTGCGTCTCGCGCGGCATGTCGGCGATCTCGTCGATGAACAGCGTACCACCGTGCGCTTCCTCAAGTGCGCCCGCCTTGCGCCCGGTCTCGCCGTCGGCAAGCTCGACGCCGAACAGTTCGACCTCCATCCGCTCCGGCGTGATCGCAGCTGCGTTGATGACGACGAACGGCCCCGCTGCGCGGCTCGACAGATTGTGCAGCGTGCGCGCGACCAATTCCTTGCCTGCGCCCGACGGGCCGACGATCATGATGCGGCTGTTGGCTTTGCCAGCGCGGTCGATGGTCTGCCTCAACTGATTCATGCAGGGCGACTTGCCGACCAGCGAACCGGAGGACGGCGCCAGCTGTTTCAGTTCGCGAACCTCACGCTTCAGCCGTGAATTCTCCAGCGCGCGCGTCGCAACCAGCACCAGACGGTCGGCCTTGAAGGGCTTTTCGATAAAGTCATACGCGCCGCGTTTGATCGCGGCGACGGCGGTTTCGATGTTGCCGTGGCCGGAGATCATGACGATCGGAACATCGGCATGATCCTTCTTGATCTGTTCGAGCAGTTGCAGCCCATCGAGCTTGCTGCCCTGCATCCAGATGTCGAGGAAGATCAGGTTGGGACGGCGCGACGCGATTTCCGCAAGCGCCGTATCGCTGTCGCGCGCCGTGCGGGTTTTGTATCCCTCATCGTCGAGAATGCCGGCGACGAGGTCGCGGATATCTGCTTCGTCGTCAACGATCAGAATGTCATTCGCCATGGGTTGCTTCCGCTGTTTCCGTCTTCTGTGGCGTATCGCCGGTCTTCAGGTCGGCGTCTTTCGGGCGGCCTGAGACGGCGAAGCGTAGTCTCACCCACGCCCCTCTCTGCCCCGGCCTGATGTTCGAGGCGTCGTTGAGTTCGATCTTGCCGCCGTGATCCTCGAGCACGCGCCCAACGATGGCGAGGCCGAGACCGGTGCCCTTCTCGCGGGTGGTGACGTAAGGCTCGAGCAGACGCGCGCGGCTCTCTTTGGGCAGGCCGACGCCGTTGTCGACGACGTCGATGATGATGTCGTCGTCCTCCTGCGCAGCCGTCACATCGATCCGCCCCTTGCCGAGTTCGTCCGGCGGCACTGCGCCGATCGCCTCCGTGGCGTTCTTGATGATGTTGGTGAGCGCCTGCGAGATCAGCCGGCGGTCGAAATTGGCCCGCATCGGATCCTGCTTGATGTCGGCTTCGATATCGATGTCCGGATGGCCGACGCGCATCAGGAACACTGCCTGCCGCACGGTGTCCGCAACATCCTCGCCTTCGATCACGGGTTTCGGCATCCGCGCGAACCTGGAGAACTCGTCCACCATGCGGCGGATATCGTCGACCTGTCGCACGATGGTGTCGGTGCACTGGTCGAATATCGCGCGGTCCTCAACGATGGTCTTGCCGAACTTGCGGCGGATACGCTCGGCCGACAACTGGATCGGCGTCAGCGGGTTTTTAATTTCGTGGGCGATACGACGCGCCACATCGGCCCATGCTGATGTGCGCTGCGCGGACACCAGTTCGGTGATGTCGTCGAGCGTGATGATGTAGCCTTCCTGTGCCTGCCCCGACTGCTCGGCCGTGATGCGGACGGAAAGATTGCGCGCGATACCGGCGCGGTTGATTTCGATCTCGCCCTGCAGCAGGCGGTGCGAACCGCTCTTAGCGTTGGCCATCAGTTCGTCGAGTTCGGGGACGACTTCCGAGAGCGGATGGTTCAGCGCCTCGGTTTCCACCAGCCCGATCAGCTTTTCCGCGGAGCGATTGAGAATGCCGATGATGCCGTTGTTATCGATGCCGATGATGCCCGCGCTCGCCGACAGCAGAACAGCCTCGATGAAACGGCGGCGGCTGTCGATCATGTTGCTGGCGCTCACAAGCTCATCGCGCTGGGTGCGCAACTCCTGCGTCATCTTGTTGAATGTCTCGCCGAGGCTTGCGAGGTCGCCCTCGGATTTGATGACCGGCACCTGAACGTGAAGATCTCCGGTGGAAACCAGATTGGCCGCGCTCATCAATCGCCGGATCGGCGCCACCAGACGATTGGAGAAATTCAAACCGATCAGCACCGCCGACATCAGCACCGTCAACGCGATCACTGTAAACATCAGTGCGAAGGCGACCTGGATGCCGAGCCTGCGCGATTCTAGCTGACTGTATTCGGCGACGCTCGCTTGCGTCTGCCGCAACTGTGCGACGACGCGCGGATCGAGCAGCCGCGCCACATACAGGAACGTATCCTGAAACGCACGCAGCCGGATCACCGCCGCGACATAGTTCTGCTGGATGAAGACGCCGATCTGCGGGTCGTCCTCGGTGACGTTCTTGAGAAAATCCGGCGCGGGCGTCGTGAAGCTCTGGGTGATGCCATTGGCGGCGGTCTCGAGGACATTGCTGTCCTTGTCGATGATCATCGCGCCCGGCAGGTCGCGCGCCTTGGCATTTTGAGTCAGCACATCGCGGAAGCTCTGGCGATCCTGGTCCCACAGTGGCCGTGCATTGGCGAGGTCGTTGGCCATGCCGAGCACGTCGCCCCGGATCAACTGGGCGTGTTCGTAAAGGTAGGCGTTGGCGATGGTCAGCGAATTCTCGATCACCGCCTTGGTGGGGCCCGAGAATAGGCGATCCAGTCCGCGATCGAGTGTGACGTTGGCGACAATCGACACCAGCACGGCGGGCAGCACCGCGATCACCGAAAACAACGCGACGATCTGGACGTGCAATCGCGCGGCTGCCCGGCCTCGCCGCCTGGCCTGGATTACCAGCCAGATTTCGCGCCCGATGATCAGCAGCAGCAGGAGAATGGAGGCTGCGTTGATCAGCAGGAAACCGATCACCACCTGGTGGGTCGGCACGATCGGCGTCAGGCCGGTCAGAACCACGAAGGTCAGAAACGCCGAGATCAGCGCCAGCGCGACCGCAACCGGCATGAACAGCCGGCGCAGCCGACGGCCTTGCGGCTCGGCAATGCGAGGTTCGATCGAGGCCGAAGTCTCCGAAGCGGTCATGCCCGAGGGTGCAAGGGTGAGAGAACGGATGCGGCATTACCGCATCAGTGATGCATTCATATCACAATGTTGCCGAATTGCGACAATTCCTAGGCGTGCCTAGAAGCGATTTTGCCCTATCCCACGGCAAAACGCCCCAGCCGCGAACACACCTAGCCTGTGCGGTAAACTTGGATATCGAGGTCGCGGATTTTCTTGCGCAAGGTGTTCCGGTTCAACCCCAGCAGGTCTGCAGCCCTGATCTGGTTGCCACGGGTTGCCACAAGGGCGGCAGTGAGGAGCGGAACCTCCATCTCGCGCAGAATCCGATGGTAGAGACCGGGCGGCGGAAGCGCATTTGGAAAGCCCGCGAAGTGCGCCGCCAGATAGCTCTCGACGGCGGAGCCGAGATTTTCGACCTTCTGCGGCCCGCCTCCGTTCACGGCCCCGGCGGCTGCGGCCGGCGCAAGCTCGCCCTCGATAACCGAGGCGGTCATGACGTCCTGCGGGTAAAGCGCGGCCAGACGGCGCGCGAGATTTTCAAGCT includes:
- a CDS encoding sigma-54-dependent transcriptional regulator, with the protein product MANDILIVDDEADIRDLVAGILDDEGYKTRTARDSDTALAEIASRRPNLIFLDIWMQGSKLDGLQLLEQIKKDHADVPIVMISGHGNIETAVAAIKRGAYDFIEKPFKADRLVLVATRALENSRLKREVRELKQLAPSSGSLVGKSPCMNQLRQTIDRAGKANSRIMIVGPSGAGKELVARTLHNLSSRAAGPFVVINAAAITPERMEVELFGVELADGETGRKAGALEEAHGGTLFIDEIADMPRETQNKILRVLVDQTFQRAGGTTKVNVDVRIISSTSRNLEAEISEGRFREDLYHRLSVVPIRVPPLSERREDIPELVDYFMDQISSTTGLPKRKIGEDAMAVLQSHVWPGNVRQLRNNIERVMILAGGEPEATITADMLPQDVGSMIPAMPTGVNGEHIMGLPLREAREVFERDYLIAQISRFSGNISRTAEFVGMERSALHRKLKALGVG
- a CDS encoding sensor histidine kinase NtrY-like, encoding MTASETSASIEPRIAEPQGRRLRRLFMPVAVALALISAFLTFVVLTGLTPIVPTHQVVIGFLLINAASILLLLLIIGREIWLVIQARRRGRAAARLHVQIVALFSVIAVLPAVLVSIVANVTLDRGLDRLFSGPTKAVIENSLTIANAYLYEHAQLIRGDVLGMANDLANARPLWDQDRQSFRDVLTQNAKARDLPGAMIIDKDSNVLETAANGITQSFTTPAPDFLKNVTEDDPQIGVFIQQNYVAAVIRLRAFQDTFLYVARLLDPRVVAQLRQTQASVAEYSQLESRRLGIQVAFALMFTVIALTVLMSAVLIGLNFSNRLVAPIRRLMSAANLVSTGDLHVQVPVIKSEGDLASLGETFNKMTQELRTQRDELVSASNMIDSRRRFIEAVLLSASAGIIGIDNNGIIGILNRSAEKLIGLVETEALNHPLSEVVPELDELMANAKSGSHRLLQGEIEINRAGIARNLSVRITAEQSGQAQEGYIITLDDITELVSAQRTSAWADVARRIAHEIKNPLTPIQLSAERIRRKFGKTIVEDRAIFDQCTDTIVRQVDDIRRMVDEFSRFARMPKPVIEGEDVADTVRQAVFLMRVGHPDIDIEADIKQDPMRANFDRRLISQALTNIIKNATEAIGAVPPDELGKGRIDVTAAQEDDDIIIDVVDNGVGLPKESRARLLEPYVTTREKGTGLGLAIVGRVLEDHGGKIELNDASNIRPGQRGAWVRLRFAVSGRPKDADLKTGDTPQKTETAEATHGE